The Coraliomargarita sinensis genomic sequence GGAAGACCTGCCGGTTCTGCTCAATCACTACATCACCCATTTCAGCGAAGAAAACGGTCTGGAGCCCATCCGCATAACCGACGGAGCGCTCAAGATTCTCAACGCATACCATTGGCCCGGCAATATCCGGGAGTTGCGCAACTTTTGTGAGAACACGGTGGTCCTCAAACGGGGGAGCGAGCTCACCGAATATGATCTCGATCCCAAATACAGCGCCACGACACCCGATCATTCCAACTCGGAAACGGCTGCGCTGCCCAGTAGTCCGACCTTGAGTCGCGAGGATAACGAAAAACGACTCTTGCGCAGTGCACTGATCAAATCGAACGGCAACCGCACCCGGGCCGCCGAGCTGATGGGGATCAGCCGCCGAACCTTGCACCGGAAGCTGGCCCAGTGGCCCGAGCTGGATGTTTAGGCGGCGGAATTCGATTCACGTTACGCTGCGGCTTATAGTTTGACTCAACCGCATAAGTCTCACTTTCTGAAGTTCTCAATTGGCTTACCCTCCTGCCTTACGAATTTGCTGCATGAACACACGTATTAGCATTATTCTGTTTACTCTTTTCTGTACTGCCGCATCGCACGCGGAAGAAATCCGCATGGCGGCTTCCGACTTGCTGGCCGAATTTATTTCTCCCGAGCTAACGACCTTTGCAAAAGAGAACAAGCTGGACCTTAAGTTCGAGGGGATGGGGAGCCTTCCGACACTGGACCGCTTGAGGTCGGATGAAATCGATCTTGCCATCATCGCGATTCCCGAGGGTGAAGAAATTCCCCGCGACGAATTCAGCGTTTATCCATTTGCCTATGATACGGCGGTCATAGCCGTGAATAACAGCAATCCCATGGATGAAATAAGTATCCCAAGACTGGGGGGGATCTTCGGGACGAACGAGGAGCTTAATTTCAACACTTGGGGCGAACTCGGTCTGGCGGGCTGGGGCAGTCGTAATATCAAGCCGCTAGCCGGTCCCGCCGAGGGAAGTATCTCACTTGAGCTCTTTCGCTATTCCGTCTTTTCCGGCAGTGCGATGAAGCCAAGCGTAGCTGTCTTGCGGAGCACGGAAATCGAAAACGCACTGGCCGGTAACATTGCTTCGATCGGGATACTCTCCTCGCTGCCCGAAAGCAACAATGTCAAAGTATTGATGGTCTCCGAGGGAGATGGCCCCGATAACCCGGCCTACGGTCCCACGCCGGAGAATATTCACCGTGGTGATTACCCGATACGCCTGGCTTTCTATATCGCATTCAACCCGCGCGACGAATCGAAAGTTGAGCCATTGGTGCGCGTCTTACTTGAAGACAAGGTAGCGGAGGTTCTGAATAAAAACGATCTTTTTGCCCTTCCGGATACCGTGCGAAGCCAGTTTCTGCTCGATCTGAATCTCCAGCAGTAGCACAGATTTCGGATTTCTTAAAAAACGCATTGACAGAAACTAGTCACTGTAGCTTCTTACCCATTCTTCAATAAGCGAGCGTAGCTCAGTTGGTAGAGCACCACCTTGCCAAGGTGGATGTCGAGAGTTCGAACCTCTTCGCTCGCTCCACTTTTTAAGCCCCCTTCCGGAAACGGGAGGGGGCTTTTTTGTGTCTGAACCTATCGTAGATGAGAAGCGAAGAGGTGAGAACTCGATCAGAGAGTTTGACGGAGCGACGTAGGAGCGGAGATGGCCCGATCCCGTCTGGCGGGATCGCCGCGGAGCGGTGCGGCGGAGCCGCAGGCAACCTCTTCGCTCGCTCCACTTTTTAAGCCCCCTTCCGGAAACGGGAGGGGGTTTTTTGTGAACCGTTAATTAACGGTTCTCTCTCTCCATTTGGAAGTTATCCCCGAAAATAGATACTGAAGCATCTTGCCGGGCATAGGCGGAGACATGGGAATATGTCTCATCACCTTTAGGATTCATTCCTGCAGGGTGTCACTTTCCTTCCTTCGCCCGAAGCTACGGCGGGACATGCAGCCGGCACCCGCGAGGCTGGCAGGACGCTGCGAAGGCTAGGGGATTGCTGTCGAACGGTCGTGGGCTTGCGCGAGGAAAGCCGCTACGGGCAGCAGCATCGAAAATTCGTCCATAACTTTTCCGGTAGTGAATGGCGGGTACAAAAAAAGCCGCCTCATCGAGGCGGCTTTTGAAATAGATGAACCGAAAAGAAATAGATGAACCGAAAACTTACGCTTTAGCTTTCTGGTAGTTTTCCTCGGCGGCGTTCCAGTCGACGATGTTCCAGAAAGCGTCGATGTATTTCGGACGCGCGTTCTGGTAGTTCAGATAATAGGCGTGTTCCCAAACATCGAGACCGATGACCGGTGTGCCCTCAACTTCAGCGATTCCCTTCATGCAGGGGCTATCCTGATTCGGGGTCGATGTGACTGCGAGCTTGCCGTCCGGCTTGACCACGAGCCATGCCCAACCGGAACCGAAGCGAGTGGCGCCTGCATTGGCGAAGGCTTCCTTGAAGGCGTCAAATCCGCCCAGCTCGGCATCAATCGCAGCTGCCAGATCGCCAGTGGGCGCGCCACCTCCGTTCGGGCTGAGAATCTTCCAGAAGAAGGTGTGGTTGGCATGGCCGCCGCCGTTGTTACGGACGGCAGTTTGCTTGTCGGCAGGCAGTGAAGGGATGTCGGCGATCAATTCACAAATGGACTTGCTTTCCATATCTGTGCCTTCAATCGCACCGTTCAACTTGGTGATGTAGGTGTTGTGATGCTTGGTATGGTGGATCTCCATCGTGCGCGCATCAATGTGTGGTTCGAGCGCGTCATAAGCGTAATCTAGTTTTGGTAATTCGTGTGCCATAATATGGTTTGGTTTCGTAGTTGGTAGGTGAAAACAGAAGACTGAACAGAGTGCGGGTAAGTGTCAAACGGCAGATCGGAAATTGTTCCCTAGCTCTCCGGTAATTCAGCGGCCTTTTTCTCTGCGTTGAGTCGCCGCTTCTCTTCAAAGAATGCTTTTAGCAGACCGTGGTTGAGCTCCTCCAGGACGCCGCCCGTGGATTCAAAGTGGTGGTTGCTGCGGGGGAGGGCTCCGAGGTCGACCGCACCGCCGACGCAGCCCATTTTTTCGTCGGGTAAACCGTAGAAGACTTTTCCGATGCGGGCGATGACGAGCGCGCCCGAACACATCGGGCAGGGCTCTTTGGTGACGTAGAGCGCGCAATCGTTCAGCCGCCAGTCGCCGAGGCTGTTGGCGGCCTGTGAGATGGCGAGGATCTCGGCGTGAGCCGTCGGATCGTTCGTGGATCGTGACAAATTGTGAGCGCTGCCAATGATCTGCCCTTTGTGTTCAATAACCGCCCCGATAGGCACCTCGTCCTTGTTCCAGGCGTTGATTGCTTCGTTGTAGGCATGTGTCATGAAATAGACCGCATCGCGTACCAGTTCCGAGGGATAGATTTTTTCAAACGGGCAGTTCATTCTGAAGTTGTCTCATGTTGGGAGTGAAAGTGTCAGTCTGGCAAATTATATATTGCCACTACGATTCGTACGTACCTTCTGTAGCCGGCAAACGCTGTGTCCCGGTCTAGACGGACCTTGACATTCGCCTTCAATCCGCTTCGCTCTGCGGTTCTTTATTATTTATGGCAAAAGCACAAAGCGAAGAATACGTCGAAGTCGAAGGTAAGATCGTGGCAGTTCTACCGGGCACCATGTTCCGTGTCGAACTGGCAAACGGTCACAGGGTGCTGGCCCATATCTCCGGCAAGCTTCGCAAGCACTTCATCAAGATTACGGTAGGGGATACCGTGAAGATGGAAATGAGCCCATACGATTTGGAAAAGGCACGTATCGTATATCGTTTGCGCAATGCGGCCGTGCAGCGCAACGCGCCGATTCGCAGCTACGGCCCGAAAAAGCGATAAGCTGCCGGCAAGGTGTGCAGGGTGTTGTCCTCCTGCACTTATCAAAAAGTTCATGAACGTGACAGATTGATTTCTGTGGACTGGGCTTGCTTCGGCGATAAATTCAGTTGTGCTTGAATATTCGTCCAAGTTTATCTCAACCCTGTTTATTTATGAGCAAACTATTCGCTTCTATTGTCGATACCGTAGGCAACACGCCACTTGTTAAAGTGAACCGCACGGCTGCTGATGTCGGCGCCGATATCTACCTGAAGTGCGAGTTCTTCAATCCACTCGCCAGCGTCAAGGACCGTATTGGCCGCGCCATGATTGAAGCGGCCGAGCGCGAGGGCAAGCTCAGTGCCGACAGCATTGTTATCGAGCCGACTTCGGGAAATACCGGTATTGCGCTTGCCTTTGTTTGTGCCGCCAAAGGTTACAAGTTGATTTTAACCATGCCGGAAACCATGTCGGTGGAACGCCGCGTGCTGCTTCGTATGCTGGGAGCTGAGATTGTGCTCACACCCGGGCCCAAGGGCATGCCCGGCGCGATCGCCCGAGCGGGCGAACTGGTCGAAGAATACGGCGAAAAGGCCTTCATGCCACAGCAATTTGAAAACCCGGCCAACCCCGAGATACACCGCCAGACGACAGCGGAGGAAATTTGGGCGGCGACGGATGGTAAAATCGATGCCTTCGTGGCTGGCGTCGGCACGGGTGGTACCATCACCGGCGTATCCGAGGTGATCAAATCACGCAAAGAACTTTACTCCGTCGCGGTCGAGCCCGAGGCCAGCCCTGTTATCTCCGGCGGTGATCCCGGTCCCCACAAGATTCAGGGGATCGGTGCCGGGTTTATCCCGAAAAACTGCAACATCGATGTGATTGATGACGTGATCAAAGTGTCCAATGAGGATGCATTTGCCACGGCCCGGTCGCTTGCGGAAAAGGACGGAATTCTTGGTGGTATCTCAACCGGAGCCAACGTCTGGGCCGCCATGCAACTGGCTCAGCGCCCCGAAATGTCCGGGAAGACGATTGTTACCGTGGGATGCAGCTTCGGTGAACGCTATCTCAGCACGCCTCTGGCTGAAAAGGCCCGGGAGGAGATGTTGGCGGCGACAGCCGGCTAAGACCTTTTCGGCGGCGTGATGGCGACAAACCACCACGCCGCTTCTTTATATTAACACGACGCGAATAGACTCAATCGACACATGATGAAACCATCCCCTAAAATTCTGGCACTGCCACTACTTGCCGGTGCACTTTGCTTTACGGCTTGCGGCGAAAAGTCCGATGCTACCGAGGGCGCTGCCGCCTCTTCCGACGAGATCAACATACCGGACGCACCGGATGCGGCTCTCCAATTTGTCCTCTCCGAAATCGCCGAAGGTAAAGGTGGGGTACTATGGGAAGCGATGCCTGCCAGCTATCAGGACGAAGTTAATGCGATCGCCCAGCTAGCCGGTAGCAAGATTGATGCGGAAATCTACGACAAGGCCTTCTCGACGATCAAACGCGTGGCCTCGGTGCTCGATAAACAGAAAGAATTTGTCTTCAATACCAGCCTGGTCGGTGAAGCACCTGATGAGGAAGAAATTGCCAAGGTGCGCGCCTCCTGGCCCTCGGTTATGGATTTGGTCAACGCGCTGACCACGAGTTCCATTTCCAGTGCCGCCGGTCTGCAAAGCTTCAAGGGTGAGGCATTCTTCAAAGACACTGTCTCCGCCGTGCTGACAGACATGGATGCCCTGGCCAGGTTACAGCCGGAAAATGAAGGCCCGTTTCTTTCCGATATGAAGGATGCCCAAGTCGAGTACGTCGAGGGCACGGATTCGGAAGCAACGCTTAATATTACGATTCCTGGTCAGGAAACCGAAACCAAGACCGTGGTAAAAGTGGAAGACCGCTGGGTGCCTCAGGAAATGGCTGCATCCTGGGAGGCGCAAACTACCGAAGCTCGTACGAAACTGGAGGCGATCGACCCGGCTCAACTAACCAAGCAAAAGCCCCAAATTATGAGCGTGTTCGCCATGATCGAAGGCGTGTTGACTCAAATCGAGGCGGCTGAATCCCAGCAGCAATTCGATCAGGCTGTGCAAAGTGCCATGATGCCGATTATGGGTCTGATGATGATGGGGCAGGGCATGGGAGGTGGTCGTGCGCCTGACATGCCGGCTGCGCCCGAGATACCTGAAATGCCTTCGGCGCCAAGCGCACCGTAAAGACATCCGAACTTTGAATACAAAAACGCCTGCTCGATCGAGCAGGCGTTTTTTCTTTCTCAAGTTAAATTGGAGGGTTAAAAGGATCCGTAGGTTAACGCTTTCGGCGTTCTAATCGAGTTTTGCAACGAGAGGGCGTGGGTAGTTCTGCGGCCCCGCTGGTGAACGTGGGCTCATTTAGCCAAGCAGGCTGAGTTTTCGGAGGCGTTATTCTCCGGCCAGTTCGATGGAGCGGGCTTTGGCGGCGGCGACGGCGTCATTGATAAGCGCACGAAAATCGGCCTCTTCCAGTACTTTCAAGGCGGCGGCGGTGGTGCCCCCGGGCGAAGTGACAGCATCGCGCAGACTCTCTGCGGACGCTTCACTTTCGGCGAGCAACATGGCGGCACCGAGCAAAGTATCCACACTAAGGGACTCAGCCAGCTCAGGCGGCAGACCGGCATTGACGCCGGCATCCCGCAAAGCCGCGGCAAACTCAAAAACGTAGGCGGGACCGCTGCCACTGACCGCGGTGACGGCGTCGATATCTTCTTCCTCGACCTCGTGGAAGTTGCCCAGGGAGCTGAGGGTTTTTTCCACGATGCTGCTGTCTTTTTCCGAGAGCTCGCGCAGGGGGCTGTAGGCCGTCACGCCGGCACCGATCTGACCCGGCGTGTTCGGCATGGTGCGCACGAGATTGCGCGCTTTGGAAAACTTTTCGCCAAGTCGCGCGAGAGTCGTGCCAGCGAGGATGGAAAGGATGAGTTTGCCTCCCGCAGCGTCGGCGAGCTGCGGGTCGATTGCATTGAACTGCTGCGGCTTGCAGGCGAGCACGACCGCTTCTGCCTCGCAGATTGCCTGCGTGATGTCGGGGTGGTAGTGTATGCCGGTGGCTTCCGCGAGGGCGGGGCCAGTCGGGTCGTCACCACAGGTGCATGCGATTTCTTCGGGGGTGTAGTGTTCTTTTTCGAGCAGGCCTTGGACGATGGCGGAGGCCATTCGGCCCGCTCCGATGAAGACAATTTTAATACTCATGGAAATAGGATCAGCGATTGGTTGCTAATTCGGAGTCAGGTCCGGTCGTGAAATCGGGGAATGCGTTTATCCCCTGAATACCTTCATACTTTCGCACCTTCAAACCTGACCACCTGCTTAGATCGGGTGGGTCAACGTAGCAATGGCCCCGCCATTCGGGTTGGGCTTGATCTGAACGTCGCCTTCCAGGTTCCGGGCGGTGTGCCGGGCAATCGTCAGGCCCATGCCGCGGCCCACGGATGTCTTGGTCGTGATGAAGGGCTCGAAGAGTGTGTCGGTCACCTCGGGGGCAATGCCTTCTCCGGCATCGATTACCTGGAGTTCGAGCATGGCCGGACCTTTCTCCCGGGCGATTCGTGCCTTGAGCGTGATCTTTCGCTCTTCGTCTGGCGTATCCTTTTTGTAGCTTTCCCAGGCGTTGATCAGGAGTTTGCCCAGAACGATTTCAAAGGTTTCGGCGTTGGCCGAGATGGTGGGGTTTTCGGCAAAGTCCGTCTCGATGTCGATTTTGGCATCGATTTCATACTCGGCATTCAGCCGTTCGATGGAGCTGTCGAGCAGTTCGGTCACGGGAAGCGTGGTCAGCTCAATGCGCTCGTTATTGGCGATGGTGCCGAGTTGACGGATAATATTAACCATGCGGTTGATGGCATGATCCATGAGCCCGACGCTGCGTTTGACCATGTCGGGGCTGTCGTAGCCGTTCTTGATCAGGTCGAGATAGCCGACGACCACACCGAGAAGGTTGTTCAGGTTGTGGGCAATCCCTTGGGTGATGGCGCCAACCGCAGCGGCTTTTCGGGCATCACCGAGTCGTTCCTGCAGCTCAATATTCTCGCGGAACATTTCCTGAAGACGCAGTTGAGTGCGGACGCGGGCGAGCGTTTCGTCCAGATCGATCGGCTTGGTGATGTAGTCGACCGCACCGGCATCGAGGCCTTCGAGCTTTCCTTCTTTGGATGCTTTGGCAGTGATGAAAATAATAGGGATGGTTTCGGTCTCCGGATCTGCTTTGAGCTGCTGGCAGGTCTCGATGCCATCGATCTCCGGCATCATAATATCGAGAAGGATGAGCTCGGGCTCGACTTCCTTGACGATATCGAGGCATTCGCGGCCGCTGTAGGCGACGGAAACGTCCATGCCCTGGCGCTCTAGTTTGCGCTGTAGCAGCTTGATGTTGATCGGCTGGTCGTCGACGACGAGGATCTTTGGTTTGTGTTTGGTGCTCAAAACGAATCTGGGCGCGTTGCCTGTAAGGTAGAGTTATGTTGTGGTGCTGTTTGAAAAAGGAAAACAGAAAATAAGCGAGGTCCTTGTGGCAATGTCCTTATGATTTCGGCTGCAAATTGACATATTTTTCGTCAACGACGGTGGTTCGGGCACAAAGGTCATGGCCGAGCTGGCGGCGTTTATTGAAAAACAGAGCGATAAAGGTGGCGCCGAATGCGAGTGGGAAGAGCCAGAATAGCGTGACGGTTTTCAATCCGCCGCGGATGATGCCGGCGAGAAATTGTGGCGGACCCAGATTGACGGTGCTGACGCTGCGAATGCGGCAGATGCGTTTTCCCAGTGAGCTGCCTTTGAAGAAAGCTTCACCGACTGCGAAATAAATCCAGAAGAGAAGCAGCTGCAGCTCGTTGGCGACGGCGAGGGCACGGGCCAGTTCTTGGCTGGGTTCCGGTAGTGGGGTATCGGGCTCCTGTTTTTCGACCCAGGTCACAACTTCCTGCGACCATTGCATCAATTCACCGAAAGCTGCGGGATGTGACTGGGGCAGGGCGATCTTCCAGATAATGATAGAGGCCACGGCGGTCATGAGAATGCAGTCCAGAACAAGGGCTACGGCTCTCAGGGAGAAACGTGCTGTCGGCATGGGACCGCCCTCGCTGAAGATCGAGTCCAGGACGTTGTCCGGCTTGATCGGCGGTAAGGGTTCCTGCTCGTGATTGTCCGGTTCCTGGCTCATTGCGCGGCTTTGAAGGCTCGCAGTGTATTGTGCATGAGCATGGCCACAGTCATGGGACCAACCCCGCCGGGGACCGGAGTGATCTGTGAGGCCTTGGGAGAAACGGCCTCGAACTCGACATCGCCGACGAGGCGGTAGCCGCGTTTCTTGCTGGCATCTTCCACGCGGTTGATGCCGACGTCGATGACGGCCACGCCGTCTTTTACCATGTCGCCGGTAACAAAATTCGGCCGCCCGATGGCAGCGATCAGAATGTCGGCCTGCCGCGTGACCTCGGGAAGATTCTTCGTGCGGGAGTGGCAGACGGTCACGGTGGCATTGCCCGGGACAGCTTTACGCATCATCAGAAGCGCGGCCGGCTTACCCACGATCTGGCTGCGGCCAAGCACGACGACGTGTTTGCCCTCGGTTTCGATGCCGCTGCGATCGATCAGCTCGACGATACCGGCCGGCGTGCAGGCCACGAAGCCGCTGCCATCCTCCTGGCAGAGTTTGCCGATATTCACGGTGTTGAACCCGTCGACATCCTTGCCCGGGGCCACCCGGTTAAACGTCTCGGTTTCATCAATGTGCTTCGGGAGCGGTGCCTGAATGAGGATGCCATTTACATCCGGGTCGCCGTTGAGTGCGT encodes the following:
- a CDS encoding ATP-binding response regulator, which codes for MSTKHKPKILVVDDQPINIKLLQRKLERQGMDVSVAYSGRECLDIVKEVEPELILLDIMMPEIDGIETCQQLKADPETETIPIIFITAKASKEGKLEGLDAGAVDYITKPIDLDETLARVRTQLRLQEMFRENIELQERLGDARKAAAVGAITQGIAHNLNNLLGVVVGYLDLIKNGYDSPDMVKRSVGLMDHAINRMVNIIRQLGTIANNERIELTTLPVTELLDSSIERLNAEYEIDAKIDIETDFAENPTISANAETFEIVLGKLLINAWESYKKDTPDEERKITLKARIAREKGPAMLELQVIDAGEGIAPEVTDTLFEPFITTKTSVGRGMGLTIARHTARNLEGDVQIKPNPNGGAIATLTHPI
- a CDS encoding nucleoside deaminase, with the translated sequence MNCPFEKIYPSELVRDAVYFMTHAYNEAINAWNKDEVPIGAVIEHKGQIIGSAHNLSRSTNDPTAHAEILAISQAANSLGDWRLNDCALYVTKEPCPMCSGALVIARIGKVFYGLPDEKMGCVGGAVDLGALPRSNHHFESTGGVLEELNHGLLKAFFEEKRRLNAEKKAAELPES
- the infA gene encoding translation initiation factor IF-1, encoding MAKAQSEEYVEVEGKIVAVLPGTMFRVELANGHRVLAHISGKLRKHFIKITVGDTVKMEMSPYDLEKARIVYRLRNAAVQRNAPIRSYGPKKR
- a CDS encoding PstS family phosphate ABC transporter substrate-binding protein encodes the protein MNTRISIILFTLFCTAASHAEEIRMAASDLLAEFISPELTTFAKENKLDLKFEGMGSLPTLDRLRSDEIDLAIIAIPEGEEIPRDEFSVYPFAYDTAVIAVNNSNPMDEISIPRLGGIFGTNEELNFNTWGELGLAGWGSRNIKPLAGPAEGSISLELFRYSVFSGSAMKPSVAVLRSTEIENALAGNIASIGILSSLPESNNVKVLMVSEGDGPDNPAYGPTPENIHRGDYPIRLAFYIAFNPRDESKVEPLVRVLLEDKVAEVLNKNDLFALPDTVRSQFLLDLNLQQ
- the proC gene encoding pyrroline-5-carboxylate reductase; translated protein: MSIKIVFIGAGRMASAIVQGLLEKEHYTPEEIACTCGDDPTGPALAEATGIHYHPDITQAICEAEAVVLACKPQQFNAIDPQLADAAGGKLILSILAGTTLARLGEKFSKARNLVRTMPNTPGQIGAGVTAYSPLRELSEKDSSIVEKTLSSLGNFHEVEEEDIDAVTAVSGSGPAYVFEFAAALRDAGVNAGLPPELAESLSVDTLLGAAMLLAESEASAESLRDAVTSPGGTTAAALKVLEEADFRALINDAVAAAKARSIELAGE
- the cysK gene encoding cysteine synthase A, with the protein product MSKLFASIVDTVGNTPLVKVNRTAADVGADIYLKCEFFNPLASVKDRIGRAMIEAAEREGKLSADSIVIEPTSGNTGIALAFVCAAKGYKLILTMPETMSVERRVLLRMLGAEIVLTPGPKGMPGAIARAGELVEEYGEKAFMPQQFENPANPEIHRQTTAEEIWAATDGKIDAFVAGVGTGGTITGVSEVIKSRKELYSVAVEPEASPVISGGDPGPHKIQGIGAGFIPKNCNIDVIDDVIKVSNEDAFATARSLAEKDGILGGISTGANVWAAMQLAQRPEMSGKTIVTVGCSFGERYLSTPLAEKAREEMLAATAG
- the folD gene encoding bifunctional methylenetetrahydrofolate dehydrogenase/methenyltetrahydrofolate cyclohydrolase FolD: MQLIDGNAIAESIIEELTAEVGALEGKKPTVAFIRVGDDPASVSYVRKKERTAERIGIESRLHLFPENVSKEELFAQIDALNGDPDVNGILIQAPLPKHIDETETFNRVAPGKDVDGFNTVNIGKLCQEDGSGFVACTPAGIVELIDRSGIETEGKHVVVLGRSQIVGKPAALLMMRKAVPGNATVTVCHSRTKNLPEVTRQADILIAAIGRPNFVTGDMVKDGVAVIDVGINRVEDASKKRGYRLVGDVEFEAVSPKASQITPVPGGVGPMTVAMLMHNTLRAFKAAQ
- a CDS encoding RDD family protein — translated: MSQEPDNHEQEPLPPIKPDNVLDSIFSEGGPMPTARFSLRAVALVLDCILMTAVASIIIWKIALPQSHPAAFGELMQWSQEVVTWVEKQEPDTPLPEPSQELARALAVANELQLLLFWIYFAVGEAFFKGSSLGKRICRIRSVSTVNLGPPQFLAGIIRGGLKTVTLFWLFPLAFGATFIALFFNKRRQLGHDLCARTTVVDEKYVNLQPKS
- a CDS encoding superoxide dismutase, producing MAHELPKLDYAYDALEPHIDARTMEIHHTKHHNTYITKLNGAIEGTDMESKSICELIADIPSLPADKQTAVRNNGGGHANHTFFWKILSPNGGGAPTGDLAAAIDAELGGFDAFKEAFANAGATRFGSGWAWLVVKPDGKLAVTSTPNQDSPCMKGIAEVEGTPVIGLDVWEHAYYLNYQNARPKYIDAFWNIVDWNAAEENYQKAKA